One Epinephelus fuscoguttatus linkage group LG10, E.fuscoguttatus.final_Chr_v1 genomic window carries:
- the LOC125895374 gene encoding uncharacterized protein LOC125895374, with protein sequence MWPPSPTMWLPSPTMWLPSPTMWPPSPTMWPPSPTMWLPYPNMWPPSPTMWPPSPTMWLPSPTMWPPSPTMWLPSPTMWPPSPNMWPPSPNMWPPSPTMWLPSPTMWPPSPTMWPPSPTMWPPSPTMWLPSPTMWPPSPTMWLPSPTMWPPSPTMWLQPPNMWLPSPNMWLPSPNMWPPSPNMWLPSPTMWLQPPNMWLPSPNMWPPSPNMWLPSPTMWLQPPNMWLPSPNMWPPSPTMWLPSPTMWPPSPNMWLPSPTMWPPSPTMWPPSPTMWPPSPTMWPPSPTMWPPSPTMWLPSPTMWPPSPNTWLQPPNMWLPSPNMWLPSPNMWPPSPNMWLPSPTMWLQPPNMWLPSPNMWPPSPNMWLPSPTMWLQPPNMWLPSPNMWPPSPNMWLPSPTMWLQPPNMWLPSPNMWPPSPNMWLPSPTMWLQPPNMWLPSPNMWPPSPNMWLPSPTMWLQPPNMWLPSPNMWPPSPNMWLPSPTMWLQPPNMWLPSPNMWPPPPNMWLPSPNTWLPSPNMWLPPPSMWLPSPNT encoded by the coding sequence ATGTGGCCACCATCTCCCACCATGTGGCTGCCATCTCCCACCATGTGGCTGCCATCTCCCACCATGTGGCCACCATCTCCCACCATGTGGCCACCATCTCCCACCATGTGGCTACCATATCCCAACATGTGGCCACCATCTCCCACCATGTGGCCACCATCTCCCACCATGTGGCTACCATCTCCCACCATGTGGCCGCCATCTCCCACCATGTGGCTACCATCTCCCACCATGTGGCCACCATCTCCCAACATGTGGCCACCATCTCCCAACATGTGGCCGCCATCTCCCACCATGTGGCTGCCATCTCCCACCATGTGGCCGCCATCTCCCACCATGTGGCCACCATCTCCCACCATGTGGCCGCCATCTCCCACCATGTGGCTACCATCTCCCACCATGTGGCCACCATCTCCCACCATGTGGCTACCATCTCCCACCATGTGGCCACCATCTCCCACCATGTGGCTACAGCCTCCCAACATGTGGCTACCATCTCCCAACATGTGGCTACCATCTCCCAACATGTGGCCACCATCTCCCAACATGTGGCTACCATCTCCCACCATGTGGCTACAGCCTCCCAACATGTGGCTACCATCTCCCAACATGTGGCCACCATCTCCCAACATGTGGCTACCATCTCCCACCATGTGGCTACAGCCTCCCAATATGTGGCTACCATCTCCCAACATGTGGCCGCCATCTCCCACCATGTGGCTACCATCTCCCACCATGTGGCCACCATCTCCCAACATGTGGCTGCCATCTCCCACCATGTGGCCGCCATCTCCCACCATGTGGCCGCCATCTCCCACCATGTGGCCACCATCTCCCACCATGTGGCCGCCATCTCCCACCATGTGGCCACCATCTCCCACCATGTGGCTACCATCTCCCACCATGTGGCCACCATCTCCCAACACGTGGCTACAGCCTCCCAACATGTGGCTACCATCTCCCAACATGTGGCTACCATCTCCCAACATGTGGCCACCATCTCCCAACATGTGGCTACCATCTCCCACCATGTGGCTACAGCCTCCCAATATGTGGCTACCATCTCCCAACATGTGGCCACCATCTCCCAACATGTGGCTACCATCTCCCACCATGTGGCTACAGCCTCCCAACATGTGGCTACCATCTCCCAACATGTGGCCACCATCTCCCAACATGTGGCTACCATCTCCCACCATGTGGCTACAGCCTCCCAACATGTGGCTACCATCTCCCAACATGTGGCCACCATCTCCCAACATGTGGCTACCATCTCCCACCATGTGGCTACAGCCTCCCAACATGTGGCTACCATCTCCCAACATGTGGCCACCATCTCCCAACATGTGGCTACCATCTCCCACCATGTGGCTACAGCCTCCCAACATGTGGCTACCATCTCCCAACATGTGGCCACCATCTCCCAACATGTGGCTACCATCTCCCACCATGTGGCTACAGCCTCCCAATATGTGGCTACCATCTCCCAACATGTGGCCACCACCTCCCAACATGTGGCTACCATCTCCCAACACGTGGCTACCATCTCCCAACATGTGGCTACCACCTCCCAGTATGTGGCTACCATCTCCCAACACGTGA